In Sulfurovum xiamenensis, a genomic segment contains:
- the gatB gene encoding Asp-tRNA(Asn)/Glu-tRNA(Gln) amidotransferase subunit GatB, with protein MFETVIGLEVHVQLNTKTKLFCSCPTSFAEHQNINTCPTCLALPGALPVVNKEAAIKAMRFGYAINADVNHDSVFDRKSYFYPDSPSAYQITQLTKAIVQNGELFIDLEDGTQKRIGMTQAHLEADAGKNMHEGNHSKVDLNRAGTPLLEIVSQPDMRSADEAVAYLKKLHSTVRYLDISDANMQEGSFRCDVNVSIRPKGQEAFGTRVEIKNINSFKFVSAAIAYEVQRQTEAYEDGVYEEEVYQETRLWNVEEGVTKSMRGKEEAADYRYFPDPDLRPLIVTDEMVAEAKIMPELPDAKAKRYMEELGIKPYDAHVITADKEMAYYFEEMLEHGAVAKTAVTWLTSELLGRLNKAGVSIEDSPVDAKTLGTLVSKITDNTISGKGAKEILDHMMENEDRDIDGLIDKLGLAQVSDDSAILAIIDEILAANPEKVEEYKGGKEKLFGFFVGQTMKASKGTANPGKVNELLKQRLG; from the coding sequence ATGTTTGAAACCGTTATCGGTCTTGAAGTGCATGTGCAGCTTAACACTAAAACTAAACTCTTTTGCTCTTGTCCTACTTCTTTTGCAGAGCATCAAAATATCAATACCTGTCCTACCTGTTTAGCACTTCCGGGTGCTTTACCAGTGGTCAATAAAGAAGCTGCGATCAAGGCGATGAGATTTGGATATGCGATCAATGCAGATGTTAACCATGATTCTGTATTCGATAGAAAATCTTATTTTTATCCGGACAGTCCGTCGGCGTATCAGATCACACAGTTGACAAAGGCGATCGTACAAAATGGTGAGTTGTTCATAGACTTGGAAGATGGTACACAAAAACGCATAGGTATGACACAGGCGCATCTTGAAGCGGATGCAGGGAAGAACATGCATGAGGGAAACCACTCGAAGGTGGATCTCAACCGTGCGGGTACACCACTGCTTGAGATCGTATCTCAACCGGATATGAGAAGTGCTGATGAAGCGGTAGCATACTTGAAAAAACTTCACTCTACGGTACGTTATCTTGATATCTCAGACGCAAACATGCAAGAGGGATCGTTCAGATGTGATGTGAATGTTTCCATCCGTCCTAAAGGCCAAGAAGCGTTTGGTACCAGAGTAGAGATCAAAAACATCAACTCGTTTAAATTCGTGTCTGCTGCGATCGCTTATGAGGTGCAAAGACAGACTGAAGCCTATGAAGATGGTGTGTATGAAGAGGAAGTCTATCAGGAGACACGTCTTTGGAATGTGGAAGAGGGTGTAACAAAATCAATGAGAGGAAAAGAAGAAGCTGCGGATTACCGCTACTTCCCGGATCCAGACCTGCGTCCGCTTATCGTGACGGATGAGATGGTAGCAGAAGCAAAGATCATGCCGGAACTTCCGGATGCAAAAGCAAAACGGTATATGGAAGAACTTGGGATCAAGCCTTATGATGCCCATGTGATCACAGCAGATAAAGAGATGGCATACTACTTTGAAGAGATGTTAGAGCACGGTGCTGTGGCTAAAACAGCAGTAACCTGGTTGACCTCTGAACTTCTTGGCCGTCTGAATAAAGCAGGAGTCTCTATAGAAGATTCGCCGGTAGATGCCAAAACACTGGGTACCTTGGTATCTAAAATTACTGACAATACTATCTCCGGTAAAGGTGCTAAAGAGATCCTTGATCATATGATGGAAAATGAAGATCGTGATATCGATGGATTGATCGATAAGCTAGGACTTGCACAGGTCAGTGATGATAGCGCTATCTTGGCCATTATCGATGAGATACTGGCTGCGAACCCGGAAAAGGTAGAAGAGTATAAAGGCGGTAAAGAGAAGCTTTTTGGTTTCTTTGTCGGACAAACGATGAAAGCCAGCAAAGGGACTGCAAATCCTGGTAAGGTCAATGAGTTACTGAAACAAAGATTGGG
- a CDS encoding thiamine phosphate synthase — protein MISYAITDPSTLDFNHLERDLKRFSQKASMIVYRDKSNVSQHEAAFVQAAKMYDFEKVIIHGNPSLAKAAGADGVHLSSLQLDEIAEAKAMGLFVVVSTHTIEELKKAEVLGADMATFSPIFETPNKGAPVGLEVLRSVTSQVHIPVLALGGILTEEQIRACERYGASGFASIRYFGA, from the coding sequence ATGATCAGCTATGCTATCACTGACCCCTCTACCTTAGATTTCAACCATTTAGAACGTGACCTTAAGAGATTTTCTCAAAAAGCTTCTATGATCGTCTATCGGGACAAATCCAACGTCTCTCAGCATGAAGCTGCGTTCGTTCAAGCGGCTAAAATGTATGATTTTGAAAAAGTCATTATTCACGGTAACCCTTCATTGGCAAAAGCGGCAGGGGCTGACGGCGTACATTTAAGCAGTCTGCAACTCGATGAAATAGCCGAGGCAAAAGCAATGGGTCTCTTTGTGGTGGTCAGTACCCATACGATAGAAGAGCTCAAAAAAGCAGAAGTCTTAGGGGCAGATATGGCAACCTTCAGTCCTATCTTTGAAACGCCGAATAAAGGTGCACCGGTAGGCTTGGAAGTGTTGAGATCTGTGACGTCTCAGGTACATATACCTGTATTGGCCTTGGGAGGTATTTTGACAGAGGAGCAGATACGTGCATGTGAAAGATACGGTGCTAGCGGTTTTGCCTCTATCCGCTATTTTGGAGCATAG
- a CDS encoding F0F1 ATP synthase subunit A codes for MEGVFTYLGAIFGHGQMLFVSHLVLVAIIVLAIAKMATKSLRAVPTGTQNVMEAYLGGVIAMGKDVIGEELARKYLPLVAAVGLFIFVSNVIGIIPGFEAPTSNINITLPLALLVFFYYNYEGIRENGVIKYFAHFAGPVKLLAPLMFPIEIVSHISRIISLSFRLFGNIKGDDLFLWVLLMLVPFIAPLPAYLLLTFSALLQTFVFMILIYVYLAGAVAMEDDH; via the coding sequence ATGGAAGGTGTATTTACTTACCTGGGCGCTATTTTCGGTCATGGACAAATGCTGTTTGTCTCACATTTGGTATTGGTGGCAATTATCGTACTGGCAATTGCAAAAATGGCAACAAAGAGTCTTAGAGCAGTACCGACAGGTACACAAAATGTTATGGAAGCGTACCTTGGCGGTGTGATCGCTATGGGTAAAGATGTGATCGGTGAAGAGCTTGCGAGAAAATACCTTCCACTTGTTGCTGCAGTGGGTCTATTTATCTTTGTTTCAAACGTGATCGGTATTATCCCTGGATTTGAAGCACCAACTTCAAACATCAACATTACATTGCCTTTAGCGCTTCTGGTATTTTTCTACTACAACTACGAAGGAATCAGAGAGAATGGTGTAATCAAATATTTTGCGCACTTTGCAGGGCCTGTGAAACTATTGGCACCGTTGATGTTCCCGATCGAGATCGTTTCTCACATTTCAAGAATCATTTCACTTTCATTCAGACTTTTCGGTAACATCAAAGGGGATGACCTTTTCTTATGGGTACTTCTTATGTTGGTACCTTTCATTGCACCACTTCCAGCATACCTACTACTTACGTTCTCAGCATTGCTTCAGACGTTTGTATTTATGATCCTTATCTATGTGTACCTTGCAGGTGCCGTAGCTATGGAAGATGATCACTAA
- a CDS encoding TIGR02757 family protein, with translation MRLSEIKTLLDNEVEARNNSSEISLDKPDPLFVASQYQDESIALICALFGYGNAGLIVQFLRSLDFSLLDASDEKVQKALSSHYYRFQKSEDIAALFIALKRLRSLESIEDIFYTGYKKEGNILDGLWYFIERLQSVYPRQTRGYNFLVGSIPKKVLSAGTYKRYMMYLRWMVRKDALDMGLWSKIDKKDLLMPLDTHTFQVSRRLGLLKRKTYDMKASIELTDTLRTFDAKDPIKYDFALYRLGQEKLA, from the coding sequence TTGAGATTATCTGAGATTAAAACTCTTTTAGACAATGAAGTTGAGGCCAGGAACAACAGTTCTGAAATCTCTTTGGATAAGCCTGATCCTCTTTTTGTTGCATCACAGTATCAGGATGAATCCATAGCGCTGATCTGTGCACTGTTCGGTTACGGCAATGCTGGGCTTATCGTCCAGTTTTTACGAAGTCTGGATTTTTCTTTATTGGACGCCAGTGACGAAAAAGTACAAAAAGCACTCTCTTCCCATTATTACCGTTTTCAAAAAAGTGAAGATATCGCTGCCCTTTTCATCGCGTTAAAGCGTCTTAGATCGTTAGAGAGTATTGAAGATATTTTTTATACCGGGTATAAAAAAGAAGGAAATATTTTAGATGGTCTCTGGTATTTCATAGAGAGATTACAGTCGGTCTATCCCAGACAAACACGCGGGTACAATTTTTTGGTAGGTTCCATACCCAAAAAAGTACTTTCGGCAGGGACCTACAAACGTTATATGATGTACTTACGCTGGATGGTACGAAAAGATGCTTTAGATATGGGTTTATGGTCTAAGATAGATAAAAAAGATCTGCTCATGCCTCTGGATACACATACGTTCCAGGTCTCAAGACGTTTAGGCTTACTCAAGCGTAAAACGTATGATATGAAGGCCAGTATTGAATTGACAGATACCTTGCGTACATTTGATGCAAAAGATCCTATTAAATACGATTTTGCACTTTATCGTCTGGGACAGGAAAAATTGGCATAG